A single region of the Musa acuminata AAA Group cultivar baxijiao chromosome BXJ1-11, Cavendish_Baxijiao_AAA, whole genome shotgun sequence genome encodes:
- the LOC103970202 gene encoding ethylene receptor 2 produces the protein MLRALCHGLLISSLLFCASAIEIGYSRCNCDGDNSFWNVENIFQFQKVSDFFIAAAYFSIPLELLYFATCSNLFPFKWIVFQFGAFIVLCGLTHLLNVFTYEQHSFLLMLSLTISKFFTALVSFATAITLLTLIPQLLRVKVRENFLRIKARELDREVVLMKRQEEASWHVRMLTQEIRKSLDRHTILYTTMVELSKTLGLQNCAVWMPDESKKEMYLTHELRQRSSSDLYGRSIPIDDPDILEIKETKGVKMLGTDSVLGSASSGGMLEPGAVAAIRMPMLKVSNFKGGTPEVVQASYAILVLVLPRDAARVWSDQELEIVEVVADQVAVALSHAAVLEESQLMREKLAEQNRDLLQAKRNTLRASEARNQFQVAMSQGMRRPIHSILGLLSMMQQEKFSPEQRLIIDTVTKSSSVVSTLVNDVMEMSCINSERVSLVMRPFHLHSMIKEAITAARCLCDYRGFGFNFQVENEVPNGVVGDEKRIFHVILHMVGSVLSGCGEGLLMFRVLRYDGIKDKEDQEWVPWKSNFSDGYACVKFEVGLKRTETDKFSSSSVQLSQVPDSEVLEMGLSFRMFKKLVQMMQGNIWEVKNPQGVTSNITLVLQFQLQRLTAMPEARGSFELHSASSTPNFKGLRVLLAESDDINRAVTRKLLEKLGCRVSSVTSGIQCLSSFGAPPTPFQLIILDLHMPQMDGFEVAMRIRKFRSRSWPLIVALTASAEADIWEKCLQSGMNGLIRKPVTLQSMGDELYRVLHSS, from the exons ATGTTAAGAGCATTGTGCCATGGGCTTCTGATCTCTTCCCTGCTATTTTGCGCATCTGCGATTGAGATTGGGTACTCACGATGCAACTGCGATGGGGACAACAGCTTTTGGAACGTTGAGAACATTTTCCAGTTCCAGAAAGTGAGCGATTTCTTCATTGCCGCTGCCTACTTCTCCATTCCCCTCGAGCTCTTGTACTTCGCCACATGCTCCAACCTCTTCCCCTTCAAATGGATCGTCTTCCAGTTCGGCGCCTTCATAGTCCTATGCGGACTCACACACTTGCTAAACGTGTTCACTTACGAGCAGCATTCGTTTCTCCTGATGCTGAGCTTGACCATTTCCAAATTCTTCACGGCACTCGTGTCCTTTGCTACGGCAATCACCCTGTTAACCTTGATCCCTCAGCTCCTGCGAGTGAAGGTGAGGGAGAACTTCTTGAGAATAAAAGCTCGGGAATTGGACAGGGAGGTTGTCCTGATGAAGAGGCAGGAAGAGGCCAGTTGGCATGTAAGGATGCTGACTCAAGAGATCCGCAAATCACTGGACAGACATACCATCTTATACACCACCATGGTTGAGCTGTCGAAAACATTGGGCCTGCAAAACTGTGCAGTGTGGATGCCAGATGAGAGTAAGAAGGAGATGTACCTAACTCATGAGCTAAGGCAGAGGAGCTCCTCGGATTTGTACGGTCGTTCTATTCCGATTGATGACCCAGATATATTAGAAATTAAAGAAACCAAGGGTGTCAAGATGCTCGGTACTGACTCTGTGCTTGGCTCTGCAAGTAGTGGAGGTATGCTCGAACCAGGAGCCGTGGCTGCGATACGGATGCCGATGTTGAAGGTTTCCAATTTTAAAGGTGGAACACCAGAAGTCGTCCAAGCAAGCTACGCGATACTGGTTCTGGTCCTCCCTAGGGATGCTGCGAGGGTTTGGAGTGATCAGGAACTAGAGATTGTTGAGGTGGTGGCGGATCAGGTTGCTGTTGCCCTCTCCCATGCTGCAGTTTTAGAGGAATCACAATTGATGAGGGAGAAGTTGGCAGAACAGAATCGAGATTTGCTTCAGGCAAAACGAAACACTTTAAGGGCAAGTGAAGCAAGGAACCAGTTCCAAGTTGCCATGAGCCAGGGTATGAGGAGACCCATCCATTCCATCTTGGGTTTGTTGTCAATGATGCAGCAAGAGAAATTTAGCCCCGAACAAAGGCTTATCATTGATACTGTCACAAAAAGCAGCAGCGTGGTTTCAACATTGGTCAATGATGTGATGGAAATGTCTTGTATAAACAGTGAGCGAGTATCCTTGGTAATGAGACCATTCCACCTACATTCTATGATCAAGGAAGCCATAACTGCTGCAAGATGTCTTTGCGATTATAGGGGGTTTGGTTTCAATTTCCAGGTAGAAAATGAAGTGCCTAATGGGGTTGTTGGTGACGAGAAACGAATTTTTCATGTGATACTGCATATGGTTGGTTCTGTTTTAAGTGGATGTGGTGAGGGTTTGCTGATGTTCCGGGTTCTGAGGTATGATGGGATCAAAGACAAAGAAGATCAGGAATGGGTTCCTTGGAAATCAAACTTTTCTGATGGGTATGCTTGTGTGAAATTTGAGGTTGGGTTAAAAAGAACAGAAACTGACAAATTTAGTTCATCATCGGTTCAGCTTTCTCAAGTACCAGATTCAGAAGTTTTGGAGATGGGCCTTAGCTTTAGAATGTTTAAGAAGCTCGTGCAG ATGATGCAGGGAAATATCTGGGAAGTTAAAAACCCCCAAGGCGTCACATCAAATATCACATTAGTACTTCAATTCCAATTGCAGCGGTTGACAGCCATGCCTGAGGCCAGAGGATCTTTTGAGCTGCATTCCGCATCTTCCACCCCCAATTTCAAAGGCCTCAGAGTTCTACTAGCTGAGAGTGACGACATCAACAGGGCTGTTACTCGCAAGCTCCTCGAGAAACTGGGTTGCCGCGTTTCATCTGTCACATCTGGAATTCAGTGCCTGAGCTCATTTGGTGCCCCACCGACACCCTTTCAGCTGATAATATTGGACCTTCACATGCCCCAAATGGATGGGTTTGAAGTGGCAATGAGAATTAGGAAATTTAGAAGCAGGTCTTGGCCTTTGATTGTGGCTTTGACGGCAAGTGCTGAGGCTGATATATGGGAGAAGTGCTTGCAGTCTGGGATGAATGGTTTAATAAGAAAACCTGTAACGCTACAGTCAATGGGAGATGAGCTTTATAGGGTTCTCCACAGCTCGTAG
- the LOC103970840 gene encoding zinc finger protein 2-like, whose translation MADGRNKDSKPSSDETGSAEPRMDDSGGTRRPYYECTFCKRGFSNAQALGGHMNLHRKHRTRERQSPATPWVMERTEDDYAGNNSAFCPHPYEPFRGYTYFPSSSLSYNGSDVRMGTDSGLQAPYEMSLFGGELRMGSTTHVDGPVAVAGEGRRQEVEDAELDLELRLGHQP comes from the coding sequence ATGGCAGATGGTCGCAACAAGGACTCGAAGCCCTCGAGCGACGAAACCGGTTCTGCAGAACCGCGGATGGACGACAGTGGTGGAACCAGACGGCCATACTACGAGTGCACCTTCTGCAAGCGGGGTTTCTCCAACGCGCAAGCTTTAGGAGGGCACATGAACCTCCACCGCAAACACCGAACCAGGGAACGGCAGTCGCCGGCAACGCCTTGGGTAATGGAGAGGACCGAGGACGATTATGCTGGCAACAATAGTGCCTTCTGCCCTCACCCTTATGAGCCATTCAGGGGTTACACGTACTTCCCATCATCATCGTTGTCATACAATGGCAGTGACGTGAGGATGGGCACGGATAGTGGCTTACAAGCGCCATACGAGATGAGCCTCTTCGGCGGGGAGTTACGCATGGGCTCGACCACGCATGTCGATGGCCCCGTCGCCGTAGCCGGAGAAGGAAGGAGGCAAGAGGTGGAAGACGCTGAACTGGACCTGGAGCTGAGGCTCGGTCATCAACCATAG
- the LOC135596372 gene encoding transcriptional regulator SUPERMAN-like — protein MDNGNNHNSKGKETWMSCSHYGRGGAPLSGGSLGGFSWPQRSYSCSFCRREFRSAQALGGHMNVHRRDKARLRESPPSGPSLLNTNPNPNLGSAPIPNLNMPPPSSATGNCRHTPVTCEFPSELSPLIHLSPSSASTSTGEGLKIMETGKALSGIEEFKDLDEEGSKVVSLDLEIGVSGDYGYVDDLDLELRLGYTY, from the coding sequence ATGGACAACGGCAACAACCACAACAGCAAGGGGAAGGAGACATGGATGAGCTGCAGCCATTACGGCAGAGGAGGGGCCCCCCTTTCCGGTGGCTCTCTGGGAGGCTTCTCATGGCCCCAAAGGTCATATTCCTGCAGCTTCTGCAGGAGAGAGTTCAGGTCAGCTCAGGCTCTTGGGGGTCATATGAATGTCCACAGAAGGGATAAAGCTAGGCTCAGGGAGTCCCCACCGTCGGGTCCCTCACTTCTCAAcacaaaccctaaccctaatcttGGCAGTGCCCCTATCCCCAATCTTAACATGCCTCCACCTTCAAGTGCTACCGGAAATTGTAGGCACACTCCGGTGACCTGCGAGTTTCCCTCCGAGCTTTCTCCTCTGATCCATCTATCTCCCTCATCAGCTTCTACATCAACAGGGGAAGGTTTGAAGATCATGGAAACAGGGAAGGCTTTGTCTGGAATTGAAGAGTTCAAGGATCTCGATGAAGAAGGCAGCAAAGTAGTGAGCCTGGACTTGGAGATAGGAGTATCTGGAGATTATGGCTATGTGGATGATCTTGATCTAGAGCTTCGACTCGGGTATACTTACTAA